The Cellulosimicrobium cellulans genome contains the following window.
CAACCTAGCGAAGTCGCCCGGCCGACGGAACCGCACGTCCCGCCCTGTGGACGACGAGGGCGCGTGGGCCCGCTCCCCCGCAGAGGGGCATCGCGGACCCGCGGACCGGCAGGTCACGGGCGACGTCACCTCGGTCGCGGGGGTGAGAAGCGAGACGTGGCCCGTCGTGGGGCGACCCGGAGGGCCACTTCTCACGACTCGCCGACTGCCCGGCCCGTGACGCCCCGCGCGAACCCGCCGTCAGGTGCGCGACGTCACGTGCGCGTCGAGGTGCGCGAGCGAGGACGCCATCCCGGCGGCGTGGTCCTCCGGGGAGATCCCCGGCGGCACGCCCGTGGCCCGCACGGTGACCCGGGCACCGTCGCCGTCGGGCTCGACGGTCCAGGTCATCGTCATGGTCCCGGCGAACGCCGGGTCGTCGGACGCGAAGTCGACCTGCTGCACGACCTTCCGGTCCGGGACGAGGTCGACGATCGCGACGTCGACGACGTCGGTCCCCTCGCCGGTCTTGCCGGGTTCGGCCCGCGGGTCGTCGTAGGCGAGGACCATGCGGTATCCGCCCCCGGGGCGCAGGTCGAAGTGCTCGAAGCGGCCCGTCATGCCGTCGGGGGGCAGCCACGCGGCGAGCGCGCCCTGGTCGACGAGCGCGCGGTAGACGTCGCGGGGCGCGGCGGCGACGAGTCGTGACGCCTCGTCGACCCGGCCGGACCCCGCGCTGGTCACGACTGCCCCAGCACCGTCTGGTACACCTCGAGGGTCCGTTCCCCGATCGCGTCCCACGCGAAGTGGTCCTCGACCCGCTGCCGGGCGGCGCGGCCCATCGCGGCGGCGCGCTCGGGGTCGCTCACGACCTGGGTCAGCGCGGCGGCGAGGTCCGCGACGAACCGGTCGGGGTCGAGCGGCGTGCCGGTGCCGTCGTCGGCCTGGTCGATGGGGACGAGCAGGCCCGTGACGCCGTCGTCCACGACCTCGGGGATGCCGCCCGTGGCGGTCCCGACGACGGGCAGGCCCACGGCCATGGCCTCGAGGTTGACGATGCCGAGCGGCTCGTACACGGACGGGCACACGAACACGGTGGACGCGGCGAGCACCGCGACGAGCTCGGCGCGCGGGAGCATCTGCTCGATCCAGACGACGCCGCTGCGCTCCTTCTGCAGCTCGGCGACGGCGCCGCTCACCTCCGCGGCGATCTCCGGGGTGTCGGGCGCGCCGGCGCACAGCACGAGCTGGACGTCGTCGGGCAGCGAGCGCGCGGCGCGCAGCAGGTAGGGCAGGCCCTTCTGCCGCGTGATCCGGCCGACGAACACGACGGCGGGGCGGTCGGGGTCGATGCCGAGGTCGCGCACGACCCGTGCCGCGACGTCGGTCTGCGTCCCCGGCTCGGGGCGCCGCCAGCCGTCGAGGTCGATGCCGTTGTGCACCACGTGCACCCTGGCCGGGTCGACCTGCGGGTACACGCGCAGGATGTCGTCGCGCATGCCGCCGGACACGGCGACGATCCCCGCCGCGCCCTCGTACGCGGTGCGCTCGGCCCAGGACGACAGCGCGTACCCGCCGCCGAGCTGCTCGGCCTTCCACGGGCGCAGCGGCTCGAGCGAGTGCGCGGAGAGCACGTGCGGGACGCCGTGCAGCAGGCCCGCCAGGTGTCCGCCGAGGTTCGCGTACCAGGTGTGGGAGTGCACGAGGTCGGCGCCCGCGACGTCGTCGGCCATCTGCAGGTCGACGCCGAACGTGCCGAGCGCGGCGTTCGCGCCGGACAGGACGCCCGGCACCGAGTAGCCGGTCACGCCGTCCTCGCCGCGCGGGCCGTCGAAGCAGCGCACGCGCACGTCGACGTGGCGGCGCAGGACGGCGGACAGCTCGGCGACGTGCACGCCGGCGCCGCCGTAGACGTGCGGCGGGTACTCACGGGTCAGCAGGTCCACTCTCACGCGCCACACCGTAGCCGAGTCCCCCGTCGCGGTCCCGTGATGACCGCCGACGCGGGGTGCTCCCGACGCGCCGCGCCCAGGATGCGGGTCCCTGCTGCGTGGTGCCACCCCGAGGGGCTACCGTCTGGGCATGGCCGCCGCACCACGAGTCCTCGCCATCGTCCTCGCCGGGGGCGAGGGCAAGCGCCTCATGCCGCTCACCGCCTCCCGGGCCAAGCCCGCGGTGCCGTTCGGGGGCATCTACCGCCTCGTGGACTTCGCGCTGTCCAACCTCGTGAACTCGCACTACCTGCGCATCGTCGTGCTCACGCAGTACAAGTCCCACAGCCTGGACCGGCACATCACCAAGACGTGGCGCATGTCGTCGCTCCTGGGCAACTACGTGGCGCCGGTGCCCGCGCAGCAGCGCGTCGGCAAGCACTGGTACCTCGGTAGCGCGGACGCGATCTACCAGTGCCTCAACATCATCGACGACGAGCGCCCGGACATCGTCGTCGTGGTCGGCGCGGACCACGTGTACCGCATGGACTTCTCCCAGATGGTCGACGCGCACGTCGAGTCGGGCGCACAGCTCACCGTCGCGGGCATCCGCCAGCCGATCTCCATGGCCGACCAGTTCGGCGTCATCGAGACCGACGCGAAGGACCCGACGAAGATCGCCGCCTTCCGCGAGAAGCCCCAGGACCCGGTCGGCCTCGCGGACTCGCCCGACGAGGTGCTCGCGTCGATGGGCAACTACGTCATCGACACGGACGCGCTCGTCGAGGCCGTGACGTCGGACGCCGCGAATGCGGACTCGCGCCACGACATGGGCGGCGACATCGTGCCCGCGTTCGTCGAGAAGGGCACGGCGGCGGTCTACGACTTCATCCGCAACGACGTCCCCGGCTCGACCGACCGCGACCGCGACTACTGGCGCGACGTGGGGACGATCGACTCGTACTACGACGCGAACAAGGACCTCATCGCCGTCACGCCGGTCTTCAACCTCTACAACGAGGAGTGGCCGCTGCACACGGGCTACACGGGCCTGCCGCCCGCGAAGTTCGTGCACGCGGGCCGCGGGCGCCTCGGGCACGCCGCGGACTCGCTCGTCTCGCCCGGCGTGATCATCTCGGGCGCGACGGCGGTCGGCTCGGTCCTCTCCCCCGGCACCTACCTGCACTCGTGGTCGTCCGTGTCGGACTCCGTGCTCATGGACGGGGTGCAGGTGCACCGCCACGCACAGGTCCACCGCGCGATCATCGACAAGAACGTCGTCGTGGGCGAGCAGGCCCGCATCGGGCTCGACCCCGAGCAGGACCGCGCCCGCGGGTTCACCGTCACCGAGTCCGGCATCACGGTCGTGCCCAAGGGGACGGTCGTCGAGTGACGCCCTCCCCCGCCGGCGTCGTGCCCGACGCCGTCCGCGTCGCGCTGCCCGTCGACGCGCCCGCCGAGGTGCCCGCCCCGGGCGCCGACGAGACCGACACCGCGAGGAGC
Protein-coding sequences here:
- a CDS encoding SRPBCC domain-containing protein, yielding MTSAGSGRVDEASRLVAAAPRDVYRALVDQGALAAWLPPDGMTGRFEHFDLRPGGGYRMVLAYDDPRAEPGKTGEGTDVVDVAIVDLVPDRKVVQQVDFASDDPAFAGTMTMTWTVEPDGDGARVTVRATGVPPGISPEDHAAGMASSLAHLDAHVTSRT
- the glgA gene encoding glycogen synthase — encoded protein: MRVDLLTREYPPHVYGGAGVHVAELSAVLRRHVDVRVRCFDGPRGEDGVTGYSVPGVLSGANAALGTFGVDLQMADDVAGADLVHSHTWYANLGGHLAGLLHGVPHVLSAHSLEPLRPWKAEQLGGGYALSSWAERTAYEGAAGIVAVSGGMRDDILRVYPQVDPARVHVVHNGIDLDGWRRPEPGTQTDVAARVVRDLGIDPDRPAVVFVGRITRQKGLPYLLRAARSLPDDVQLVLCAGAPDTPEIAAEVSGAVAELQKERSGVVWIEQMLPRAELVAVLAASTVFVCPSVYEPLGIVNLEAMAVGLPVVGTATGGIPEVVDDGVTGLLVPIDQADDGTGTPLDPDRFVADLAAALTQVVSDPERAAAMGRAARQRVEDHFAWDAIGERTLEVYQTVLGQS
- the glgC gene encoding glucose-1-phosphate adenylyltransferase, with amino-acid sequence MAAAPRVLAIVLAGGEGKRLMPLTASRAKPAVPFGGIYRLVDFALSNLVNSHYLRIVVLTQYKSHSLDRHITKTWRMSSLLGNYVAPVPAQQRVGKHWYLGSADAIYQCLNIIDDERPDIVVVVGADHVYRMDFSQMVDAHVESGAQLTVAGIRQPISMADQFGVIETDAKDPTKIAAFREKPQDPVGLADSPDEVLASMGNYVIDTDALVEAVTSDAANADSRHDMGGDIVPAFVEKGTAAVYDFIRNDVPGSTDRDRDYWRDVGTIDSYYDANKDLIAVTPVFNLYNEEWPLHTGYTGLPPAKFVHAGRGRLGHAADSLVSPGVIISGATAVGSVLSPGTYLHSWSSVSDSVLMDGVQVHRHAQVHRAIIDKNVVVGEQARIGLDPEQDRARGFTVTESGITVVPKGTVVE